CTCGGGCAGCAGCTGCGGCCGCTATGGAAGACACCGCCGCGACTCGGCGAGATCGTCCCGACCATCGCAACGAACCTCGCGTCCGCGCGGGTCATGTTCCTCGATTCGTGGCAGGCCAATGCCGGGCGCTGGTGGCTGCTGTTCGCCGGCCTGCCGCTGCTGATTGGAGGCATGGTCGCCCTGCGGCGGGCGGCCGGGCCGGCGACGCCGGGCGAGACGCAGGCGCTTGTCCTGCAGCACCCGACGGCTGCGTCCGTGCTGCTCTGGGCGGTGCTCGGGCCGGAACTGGTCGGCATCGGCTACACGAGCAGTTACGGGCTGCTGCGCATCGTGATCATCGTCGCGGCCGCCTGGCCGATGCTGCCGATCATCGCGCCGGCGAGCGTGCAACTGCTCCTGCGCGGCCTGCTCTTTCTCGCGGCGGTTGCAATCTGGCTCGCCGCGCTGCTCGGCGCGCAGGCGGGCGCGGCCGGCTTCGTGTTGATCGGCGTCCTCGGCCTCGTGCTGTTCATCCGGTTGCGTTCGGCCACGGCAACCGTGCGGGAACCAGCGCCGTCCGGCCTCCGTGGCATCCTGCGCTTCGGCATCAGCGCCGGGATCGTGCTGCTCGCCGTGGGCGTGATTGCCGCCGTCTTCGGCAACCTGCGCCTCGGCCAGCAGTTGATCGAGGGCGTGCTCGTCTCCACCCTGCTCCCCGTCGTCCTGTTCGTCGCCGCGCAGACGCTGCGCGAACTCTGGGACCAGGCGCTCGAGCGCGGCCCGGCGCGCAACCTGCGCGCGGCGCGCACACACCCGGAACTCCTGCGACGTCGCGGCCACCAGTTGATCAACTTCGCGCTCGTACTGCTGGTGCTGCCGCTCTTGCCGCGCCTCTTCCCGTTCACCAGCCTGCTCTGGAGCGCGCTCGACCAGATCCTGCGGGCAAGGCTCGAGGTCGGCGGCATCAGCCTGTCGCTGCTCAACATCGTCGCGCTGTTCGTTGCCGTCACGGTCGCCATCGTGCTGGCGCGCTTCGTGCGCTTCGCGCTCGACGAGGAGATCATGGCCCGACTGCCGATGACCACCGGCGCAGCCTCCGCCGCCTCGCGGCTGGTCTATTACCTGCTGCTGGTGATCGGGCTGCTGATGGCGCTGGCCGCCGCCGGCTTCGAGCTCGGCCAGCTCACGCTCGTGGTGAGCGCGCTCGGCGTCGGCCTCGGCTTCGGGTTGCAGAACATCGTCAGCAACTTCGTGTCCGGCATCGTGCTGGCCTTCGAGCGGCCGTTCCAGATCGGGGACGTGATCGAGGTCGGCCAGCAATCGGGACGGGTACTGAGCATCGGCTTGCGCGCGACCAACGTGCGCACACCCGACGGCGCCGAGGTGATCGTGCCGAACAGCACGTTCATATCCGGCAACGTCATCAACTGGACGCTGTCCGACCGCATGCGCCGCATCGAGCTGACGCTGGGCGTGGCCTACGGCAGCGACCTGCGCCGCGTGCAGGCCATCATCCAGCAGGTCATCGACCGCATGCCGGATCTCGCCCGCAGCCCCGAGCCGCTGGTGGTGTTCACCAGCTTCGGCGAGAGCGCGCTCAACTTCCGCGTGCTGGTCTGGACGCCGGACGGCGACCGCACGCTCATCACCACCAGCGAACTCGCGCTGGCGATCAACGATGCGTTCCAGGAAGCGGGCATCGAGATTCCGTTCCCGCAACGCGATATCCACATTCGCACACAGGTACAGGGGGTCTAGATCATGGGACCGTTGACCAGGCGTTTTCTCCTCGCATGCGCGCTCACCGCCGTGGTGGCGCCAGGCGCCGGCGCTGCCGCCGGCCGCCACGTGCTCGTCTTCGGCGGCACCGGGGCGCTCGGCGCCGAGATCGTGCGTCTGCTGGTCGACCAGGGCGACCAGGTCACGGTGTTCACCCGCCCCGGCTCGGACCGCTCGCTCCTCGCCGGGCTCGACGTCGGCTTCGTCGAGGGCGACCTCCTCAACGCCCCCGACATCGAGGCGGCCTTCCGCGGCCGCGAGGTCGATGCGGTCATCACCGCCGTGCGGGTCGAGACCGGCGACATTCATTTCTACGGCAAGATCATGCCGCCGCTCACCGCTGCGGCGAAGCGCGCGGGTGTGCAGCAGTTCATCCACAGCGGCGCGGTGGGTGCCGGGCGCAACGCGGAGCAGTTCACCGGCATCGGCTGGGAGCGCGTACCGGGCCTCCTCGACCGGCTGAAGGACCAGGGCGTCGGCGAGGACATTCTCCGGGCGAGCGGCGTGCCGTTCACCATCATCCGGAACACACGTCTGCATCCACCCGGCACGCCGGCGACCGGCAAGGCCGAGCTGACCGAGGACCAGTCCACGCTGCTGCCCATGACCCGCGCCGATCTCGCGCGGCTCACCGTCGGCTGCCTCGGCAAGGCCGATTGCCTCGGCAAGACCTTCCACGTGCGCGATACCTCGCTCACCTGGCCGCCCCCCGGGACACCGGCACGCTAGAGGCGGCAACTGCGGCCGGTCGGCACTGCAGGAGCGGCGCAGGCCGCGACCAATTCCGGCGCCTCCACCCCCCGGCCGGCTGCGTGGTCGCGACTGACGTCGCTCCTACCGGGTGCTGCCCGACCGCGGTGCCGAACGACGCGCTGCAGGAGCGGCGCAGGCCGCGACCCCGGACGCCCCTACCGGGTGCTGTTCGACCGCAGTGCCGAACGACACGCTGTAGGAGCGGCGCCAGCCGCGACCCCGGACGCCAGCCCCGCCAGATATCCCGCCCTGTCGTATGATCCGTCACGAAGGAACGCGCCATAGCCGGCCAACCTAGGCTTGGGCGCAGGCCCAGCGCATCGAATTGGGGGAGACAGAGCCCTGCAGCAGTTGCACACTGGCGTTGCGGCGCCGTTTCGCTCACCGGCCGGCACGGCCGCCTCGTGCGGATGAATCGCAAGGCGGCAGCCCGCAGCCTCGACCGGATCGAGACGCAGATTGCGCAACTCGAGGCGGCGCGGCGCTCGCAGGAAATCGCAGCCTTCGGCGCCGAGTGCAGCGACGAGCGCCGGCGCGAACGCTATTTCGCGCTCGGCGATGAGACACTGCGCCGCGAGCTGATTGCTCGGGAGCGCGCGCTGCACGAACAGCGGCGCCAGCGCTGCCAGGTGGCCGTCGAGTATCGCAACACCATCGTCACCGGGACACGCGCCAAGCTCGCGGACCTGCAGAGCGATTCGCCGACCTCGGCCTGGCGGCGTGGCCTGTGGTGGGATCTGCTCACGGTGTTCTGGGTGCTCGTCGGTGCCGGCTGGCTCGCCGCGCAGCTGCCGGGCGCGCTCGCCGGCGTCGTCGCCGCACTGGTCTGCGGCGGGTGGATCGCGCGCCGGCGCGCACCGGCGCGCCTCGCGGCCATTCAGGCAGGCGAAACCCTGCTGCGCTCGGCCGAGAGCGATCTGCAGGACGCGCTGCGCGAGGCGCAACAGCTACCCCCCGAGGCGCTGTTCACCGCCGCCGAGGAGGCTGCCGGCGCACCGTAGCCGCGGCAGGAACAGATGCCCGGGCTCTGGCAGAATCGGTCCCTTGCCCAGCACCGACCGGAAGCCACGCCATGCACCCCGCCCGCCGACTCGCCATCGCCGCCCTGTTTGCTTCTGCCGCCGCCGGCGCGGGCGACGACGCCACGGCGCTCGCGCAGGCGAGCGGCATGGAACTGTTCGGACAGTTCTGCGCGAGCTGCCACGGCCCGTCGGGCCGGGGTGACGGCCCGGTCGCGCCCACGCTGAAAGCGACAGTGCCGGACCTGACCGCGATCGGCGCGAGAGACGGCAGCTTCCCGGCGCAGCGCGTGCGCGACATGATCGACGGGCGCGCGATGATCCCGGCGCACGGCACACGCGAGATGCCCGTGTGGGGCTACGAATTCGAGGCGCGGGTAACCAGCGGCCTGCCGGCGCGGGCCACTGCCCAGAACATGACCGACCGGGTCGTGGAATATCTCCGGTCGATCCAGCAACCCGCCACGCGCTAGCAGCGGGCGTAACCCGTAGCGACGCGCACAGGGACGTGCGAGGAGCGGCGCGCGGCGGACACCGGGCGCAATCACCCAGCCCTGCCGGACCAGGGTGCGGGCGGCTCAGCCCGCGCCGTCGGCGAGCTTCAGCCCGACGATTCCCATCACGATCAACAGCACGGACACGACGCGGGCGGCGCTGCGCGGCTCACCGAACACCAGCACGCCGACCGCG
This genomic interval from Gammaproteobacteria bacterium contains the following:
- a CDS encoding mechanosensitive ion channel — protein: MPNRGCLPILALLTCLAAAAHAATGDAPAGTDSAQPAPAPQSPANMIDTGRKLDALAAELASLDTDLPETASAVRARAELDEIEPELRRYLASLPAATAAGASLITRDGLDQALAHIDTELAATRRPLDRRVTKLESHREALIAGTDLVAAILATDREDVDLPEAVLQRATMLAAGLDSARSRLRAALDVAVTDTQRAATMQQQANDGHQAIEAARRAENEAALTLGQQLRPLWKTPPRLGEIVPTIATNLASARVMFLDSWQANAGRWWLLFAGLPLLIGGMVALRRAAGPATPGETQALVLQHPTAASVLLWAVLGPELVGIGYTSSYGLLRIVIIVAAAWPMLPIIAPASVQLLLRGLLFLAAVAIWLAALLGAQAGAAGFVLIGVLGLVLFIRLRSATATVREPAPSGLRGILRFGISAGIVLLAVGVIAAVFGNLRLGQQLIEGVLVSTLLPVVLFVAAQTLRELWDQALERGPARNLRAARTHPELLRRRGHQLINFALVLLVLPLLPRLFPFTSLLWSALDQILRARLEVGGISLSLLNIVALFVAVTVAIVLARFVRFALDEEIMARLPMTTGAASAASRLVYYLLLVIGLLMALAAAGFELGQLTLVVSALGVGLGFGLQNIVSNFVSGIVLAFERPFQIGDVIEVGQQSGRVLSIGLRATNVRTPDGAEVIVPNSTFISGNVINWTLSDRMRRIELTLGVAYGSDLRRVQAIIQQVIDRMPDLARSPEPLVVFTSFGESALNFRVLVWTPDGDRTLITTSELALAINDAFQEAGIEIPFPQRDIHIRTQVQGV
- a CDS encoding cytochrome c, encoding MHPARRLAIAALFASAAAGAGDDATALAQASGMELFGQFCASCHGPSGRGDGPVAPTLKATVPDLTAIGARDGSFPAQRVRDMIDGRAMIPAHGTREMPVWGYEFEARVTSGLPARATAQNMTDRVVEYLRSIQQPATR
- a CDS encoding NAD(P)H-binding protein — its product is MGPLTRRFLLACALTAVVAPGAGAAAGRHVLVFGGTGALGAEIVRLLVDQGDQVTVFTRPGSDRSLLAGLDVGFVEGDLLNAPDIEAAFRGREVDAVITAVRVETGDIHFYGKIMPPLTAAAKRAGVQQFIHSGAVGAGRNAEQFTGIGWERVPGLLDRLKDQGVGEDILRASGVPFTIIRNTRLHPPGTPATGKAELTEDQSTLLPMTRADLARLTVGCLGKADCLGKTFHVRDTSLTWPPPGTPAR